One region of Pygocentrus nattereri isolate fPygNat1 chromosome 14, fPygNat1.pri, whole genome shotgun sequence genomic DNA includes:
- the gngt2a gene encoding guanine nucleotide-binding protein G(I)/G(S)/G(O) subunit gamma-T2a codes for MARDMSDKDILKMEIEQLQKEVKNTREPVSKTAKELCEFVEAQSAEDPLIKGVPEDKNPFKEKGGCIIT; via the exons ATGGCACGGGATATGTCTGATAAAGACATCCTGAAAATGGAGATTGAGCAGCTTCAGAAGGAGGTGAAGAACACGAGAGAGCCA GTCTCCAAAACAGCGAAGGAGCTTTGTGAGTTTGTTGAAGCTCAGTCAGCTGAAGATCCTCTTATTAAAGGAGTGCCTGAAGACAAGAACCCCTTCAAGGAGAAGGGTGGCTGTATAATAACCTAG